One Clostridium novyi NT genomic window carries:
- the rpsA gene encoding 30S ribosomal protein S1 — MEKDKVQEESMQDIMEAIDKTMEPIYVGDIIEGEVISVSQNEVLVNIGYITDGVIKKNEVCSDDEELKDILKSGDKVDVYIVKINDGEGNVLLSKKKADSVKAWDTLKDAFKNGTILEAKVDEVVKGGVVSYINGIRAFIPASQISASFVKDVKVFLGKTLKVKVIEFDGKKNKVVLSAKEVELKEIENKKQKVLASLKKGEKRSGVVRRLAKFGAFVDLGGVDGLIHNSDLSWERVNNPSDVVKVGDKVEVYVLDFHKDTGKIALSLKNVEEDPWNNVSSKFKVNDIVEGKVVKLLDFGAFVEILGGVEGLVHITEITDENIAKPSDVLKKGDKVKVKILEINENDKRIALSIKDAENKVAEEIEKYNDEDEGNFAFADLLKNFKF; from the coding sequence ATGGAAAAAGATAAAGTACAAGAAGAATCAATGCAAGATATTATGGAAGCTATAGATAAGACTATGGAACCGATTTATGTTGGAGATATTATTGAAGGAGAAGTAATTTCTGTATCTCAAAATGAAGTTTTAGTGAATATAGGATATATAACTGATGGAGTTATAAAAAAGAATGAAGTATGCAGTGATGATGAAGAGCTTAAAGATATTTTAAAATCAGGTGATAAGGTAGATGTATATATAGTTAAGATAAATGATGGAGAGGGAAATGTATTATTATCTAAAAAGAAAGCTGATAGTGTTAAAGCATGGGATACATTAAAAGATGCATTTAAAAATGGAACAATATTAGAAGCTAAAGTAGATGAAGTTGTAAAAGGCGGAGTTGTAAGTTATATAAATGGAATAAGAGCATTTATACCAGCATCTCAAATATCAGCTAGTTTTGTTAAGGACGTAAAAGTATTTTTAGGTAAAACTTTAAAGGTTAAAGTAATTGAATTTGATGGAAAGAAAAATAAAGTAGTTCTATCAGCTAAGGAAGTTGAATTAAAAGAAATAGAAAATAAGAAACAAAAGGTTTTAGCTTCACTTAAAAAAGGAGAAAAAAGAAGTGGTGTTGTAAGAAGACTTGCAAAGTTTGGTGCATTTGTAGACTTAGGAGGAGTAGATGGATTAATTCATAATTCAGATTTATCTTGGGAAAGAGTAAATAATCCTTCAGATGTTGTAAAGGTTGGAGACAAAGTAGAAGTTTATGTACTTGATTTTCATAAGGACACAGGAAAAATTGCATTAAGTCTTAAAAATGTAGAAGAAGATCCATGGAATAATGTTTCTTCTAAGTTTAAAGTTAATGATATAGTTGAAGGAAAAGTTGTAAAACTTTTAGATTTTGGTGCATTTGTTGAAATATTAGGTGGAGTAGAAGGATTAGTTCATATTACAGAAATAACTGATGAAAATATAGCAAAACCTTCAGATGTTTTAAAGAAGGGTGATAAAGTAAAAGTAAAAATACTTGAAATAAATGAAAACGATAAGAGAATAGCATTATCAATTAAAGATGCAGAAAATAAAGTTGCAGAAGAAATAGAAAAATATAATGATGAAGATGAAGGAAACTTTGCATTTGCAGACTTATTAAAGAATTTTAAGTTTTAG
- a CDS encoding DnaJ domain-containing protein — translation MKNPYEILEINENATEEEIKQAYRKLAKKYHPDQYGDNPLKDLAEEKMRELNEAYDYLMKNHQNTSFNNNSDFGNFTNATSFNEIRMHINRGNISYAEAQLNNMTNHNAEWNYLMGLVNLKKGWYDAGINYISIACNLDPYNKEYINALNMLKNRNNTFRQGYNTSRRSDSDFCDCCVKLWCLDTMCECCCDGNIISCC, via the coding sequence ATGAAAAATCCTTATGAAATTCTTGAAATAAATGAAAATGCTACAGAAGAAGAAATCAAACAAGCTTATAGAAAACTTGCAAAAAAATATCATCCTGATCAATACGGAGATAACCCCTTAAAAGATCTTGCAGAAGAAAAAATGCGTGAATTAAATGAAGCTTATGATTACCTTATGAAAAATCATCAAAATACTTCCTTTAATAATAATTCTGATTTTGGTAATTTTACAAACGCAACATCATTTAATGAAATTAGAATGCATATAAATAGAGGTAATATAAGTTACGCTGAAGCTCAATTAAATAATATGACAAATCATAATGCTGAGTGGAACTATTTAATGGGATTAGTTAATTTAAAAAAAGGATGGTATGACGCTGGAATTAATTATATAAGTATAGCTTGTAATTTAGATCCATATAATAAGGAATATATTAATGCTTTAAATATGCTGAAAAATAGGAATAATACATTTAGACAGGGATATAATACTAGTCGTAGAAGTGATTCTGATTTCTGTGATTGTTGTGTAAAACTTTGGTGTCTAGATACTATGTGTGAATGTTGTTGTGATGGTAATATAATTTCTTGTTGTTAA
- a CDS encoding DUF5685 family protein, translated as MFGYVFPYKMELKIKDYEKFKAYYCGLCLSLKNNFGNLPRLSLNYDMTFLSILLDSLDKTKTNYNNHTCIVHPIKSRIFVVNNKALDYAAFCNVCLTYYKLLDDYNDDNSLQSKLVSLILKKYLKKQPNYNELKIYIEKKLNQLNSLEKNPQDKNLDEFAHPFADLTGFIISYYIENTDYKLDLYWLGYNLGKWIYIIDAYDDLEKDMKSHKFNPINLCINKDNLPYSELVKVISSRIDFILCNCAMECYSYFQNLPIQKNYDLLENILHYGLLEKMNIIFKRSESNNEKSL; from the coding sequence ATGTTCGGTTACGTTTTTCCATATAAAATGGAACTTAAAATAAAGGATTACGAAAAATTTAAAGCATATTATTGTGGACTTTGTTTATCATTAAAAAATAACTTTGGAAATCTTCCAAGATTATCATTAAATTATGATATGACATTTCTGTCAATCCTTTTAGACTCCTTAGATAAAACAAAAACCAACTATAATAATCATACTTGCATAGTTCATCCTATAAAAAGCAGAATCTTTGTTGTAAATAATAAAGCTTTAGATTATGCAGCATTCTGCAACGTATGTTTAACCTATTATAAACTTTTAGATGATTATAATGATGACAATTCATTACAAAGCAAACTAGTTTCTCTTATATTAAAAAAGTATTTGAAAAAACAACCTAATTACAATGAACTTAAAATCTATATTGAAAAAAAACTAAACCAATTAAACTCTTTAGAAAAAAATCCTCAAGATAAAAACTTAGATGAATTTGCTCATCCTTTTGCTGATTTAACTGGATTTATTATATCTTATTATATAGAAAATACAGATTATAAACTTGACCTATACTGGTTAGGATATAATTTAGGGAAATGGATATATATTATAGATGCTTATGACGACCTCGAAAAAGATATGAAAAGTCATAAATTTAATCCTATTAATCTATGTATAAATAAAGATAACTTGCCCTACTCAGAATTAGTAAAAGTTATAAGTTCTAGAATTGACTTTATTCTTTGTAATTGTGCAATGGAATGTTATAGCTATTTTCAAAATCTTCCTATACAAAAGAACTATGATTTACTTGAAAATATTCTTCACTATGGTTTACTTGAAAAAATGAATATAATATTTAAAAGGAGCGAATCTAACAATGAAAAATCCTTATGA
- a CDS encoding class IV adenylate cyclase translates to MNEIETRIIDIDVDDVRSKMLSVGATKVKQENQINNIYDFEDRRLLKEKGYARIRIVKDELNNKDVYFMTTKKLLSQDKYKLMSENEVTINNAQEGANIFTSLGLKLFESIKKYRESYKYKNALVEIDINEKSFCPFPYIEIETSVEEELEEVVSILGYTMKDTTSKTIYQILEERNSK, encoded by the coding sequence ATGAATGAAATAGAAACTAGAATAATAGATATTGATGTAGATGATGTAAGATCCAAAATGTTATCTGTAGGTGCAACTAAAGTAAAACAAGAAAATCAAATTAATAACATATATGACTTTGAAGATAGACGCCTTTTAAAAGAAAAAGGATATGCAAGAATAAGAATAGTAAAAGATGAACTTAATAATAAAGATGTTTACTTTATGACTACCAAAAAACTTTTAAGTCAAGATAAATATAAATTAATGAGTGAAAATGAAGTTACTATTAACAATGCACAAGAAGGAGCAAATATTTTTACCTCTCTTGGATTAAAACTATTTGAATCCATAAAAAAATATAGAGAAAGCTACAAATATAAGAATGCTCTTGTGGAAATTGATATAAACGAAAAAAGCTTTTGCCCATTTCCATATATAGAAATAGAAACTTCCGTTGAAGAAGAATTAGAAGAAGTAGTATCAATTTTAGGATATACTATGAAAGATACAACCTCTAAAACTATATATCAAATATTAGAAGAAAGAAATTCTAAATAG
- a CDS encoding nucleoid-associated protein, producing the protein MEYINDITINEAVIHILDNNADEPILNEYKLELNDEVYTFLTKHIQKCFKDEELKYAVFNDERNIVKDVSQEFLSKECEFLEASKELARQMFILMRSKGSIASCDLVVVHISTEYGSMLGVMKMDYIKNYFHTVEVVDEKIDINIIPQYTGLPASGQKINKCAFIKPIRDDNEYDLMVIDKQTKNKKSEEYGSNYFIGNYLGCRVIDNERDITKSFVETAEKWTRTNLKENAEAQENIRNTIKKKLREEEEFDVKEVAEDLFGDETVVKESFVNFVKEEGGVEKVAVDKEWVDKKFKRIRLKIDKDIDVYLNEDAYNDNSRFEIIRNGDGTINMVIKHISNYIEK; encoded by the coding sequence TTGGAATATATAAATGATATTACTATAAATGAGGCTGTAATACATATTCTTGATAATAATGCTGATGAGCCAATTTTAAATGAGTATAAATTAGAACTAAATGATGAGGTATATACATTTTTAACTAAGCATATACAAAAATGTTTTAAAGATGAAGAACTTAAATATGCTGTTTTTAATGATGAAAGAAATATTGTTAAGGATGTATCTCAAGAGTTTTTAAGTAAGGAATGTGAGTTTTTAGAAGCGTCAAAAGAACTTGCAAGACAAATGTTTATACTTATGAGATCAAAGGGAAGTATAGCATCTTGCGATCTTGTAGTGGTTCATATATCTACAGAGTATGGTTCTATGCTTGGAGTTATGAAAATGGATTATATAAAAAATTATTTTCATACAGTAGAGGTAGTAGATGAAAAAATAGATATTAATATAATTCCACAGTACACAGGGCTACCAGCCAGTGGACAAAAAATAAATAAGTGTGCTTTTATTAAACCAATTAGAGATGATAATGAATATGATCTTATGGTAATAGATAAACAAACTAAAAATAAGAAAAGTGAAGAATATGGTTCAAATTATTTTATAGGAAATTATTTAGGGTGCCGAGTAATAGACAATGAAAGAGATATTACAAAAAGTTTTGTTGAAACTGCAGAAAAGTGGACCAGAACAAATTTAAAGGAAAATGCAGAAGCTCAAGAAAACATCAGAAATACTATTAAAAAGAAGCTTCGTGAAGAAGAAGAGTTTGATGTAAAAGAAGTTGCTGAAGATTTGTTTGGAGATGAAACAGTTGTTAAAGAAAGCTTTGTGAACTTTGTTAAAGAGGAGGGCGGAGTTGAAAAGGTAGCTGTAGATAAAGAGTGGGTAGATAAGAAGTTTAAAAGAATAAGGCTTAAAATTGATAAGGATATAGATGTATATTTAAATGAGGATGCTTATAATGATAATAGTAGATTTGAGATAATTAGAAATGGAGACGGGACTATTAATATGGTTATAAAGCATATTTCAAATTATATAGAAAAATAG
- the fba gene encoding class II fructose-1,6-bisphosphate aldolase, whose amino-acid sequence MALVTTKEMFKKAYEGNYAIGAFNMNNMEILQGIVEAAKAQKSPVIIQVSKGALTYAGPKYVRALVEAAAEDSGVDMALHLDHGPDLETIKVCIENGFTSVMFDGSHLDYEENVRKTKEVVDYAHAHGVVVEAELGVLAGVEEHVKSDVHVYTDPDQAVDFVNRTGCDSLAIAIGTSHGAFKFEGEAKLKFDILEEIQNKLPGFPIVLHGASSVDSELVKICNEFGGEIPSKAKGVPADMLRKAASMAVCKINVDTDLRLAMTAGIRKSLGEKPSEFDPRKYLGPGRELIKGLVEKKIVNVFGSNDRL is encoded by the coding sequence ATGGCATTAGTAACAACTAAAGAAATGTTCAAAAAAGCTTATGAGGGGAATTATGCTATTGGTGCTTTCAATATGAATAACATGGAAATACTTCAAGGTATTGTTGAAGCTGCCAAAGCACAAAAGTCTCCTGTAATAATCCAAGTTTCTAAGGGAGCATTAACTTATGCTGGTCCTAAATATGTAAGAGCTTTAGTAGAAGCTGCTGCTGAAGATAGCGGAGTAGATATGGCTCTTCACTTAGATCACGGTCCAGACCTAGAAACTATAAAAGTTTGTATAGAAAACGGATTTACTTCTGTAATGTTTGATGGTTCTCATCTAGATTATGAAGAAAATGTAAGAAAAACTAAAGAAGTTGTTGATTATGCTCATGCTCACGGAGTAGTTGTAGAAGCTGAACTTGGAGTTCTAGCTGGAGTAGAAGAACATGTAAAGAGCGATGTACATGTTTATACTGATCCAGACCAAGCAGTTGATTTCGTTAATAGAACTGGTTGTGATTCTTTAGCAATCGCCATTGGAACTAGCCATGGTGCATTTAAATTTGAAGGTGAAGCAAAATTAAAATTTGACATCTTAGAAGAAATTCAAAATAAATTACCTGGATTCCCTATAGTTCTTCATGGTGCATCTTCAGTTGATTCTGAACTTGTTAAGATTTGTAACGAATTTGGTGGAGAAATCCCATCAAAAGCAAAAGGAGTTCCAGCTGATATGTTAAGAAAAGCAGCTTCTATGGCAGTATGTAAAATAAACGTTGATACTGACTTAAGACTTGCTATGACTGCTGGTATCAGAAAATCATTAGGAGAAAAACCTTCTGAGTTTGACCCAAGAAAATATTTAGGACCTGGAAGAGAATTAATCAAAGGCCTAGTTGAAAAGAAAATCGTTAACGTATTTGGTTCAAACGACAGACTTTAA
- a CDS encoding DUF4363 family protein — MKNIFTSFVIFILLIITISISIHYLNTKYYYYEEKVNSLEQMVSDEQWNKAYDESISFLDSWKKDSKLLTAYIHHVHVESISSDLLQLTQYIKYEEKVDALASIHEIKFLLKEITEIQKVNITNVF, encoded by the coding sequence ATGAAAAATATTTTTACCTCATTTGTAATATTTATACTTCTAATTATTACTATATCAATTTCAATACATTATCTCAACACAAAATACTACTATTATGAAGAAAAAGTTAATTCATTAGAACAAATGGTTTCCGATGAACAATGGAATAAAGCATATGATGAATCTATAAGTTTTTTAGATTCTTGGAAAAAAGATTCTAAATTACTTACAGCTTACATACATCATGTACATGTAGAATCTATAAGCTCCGATTTACTACAATTAACCCAATATATAAAGTATGAAGAAAAAGTTGACGCCTTAGCTTCAATACATGAAATCAAATTTTTATTGAAGGAAATTACAGAAATCCAAAAAGTAAACATAACCAACGTTTTTTAA
- a CDS encoding DUF421 domain-containing protein encodes MFIVLIRTIILYILVVVVMRLMGKRQIGQLEPFELVIAIMISDLASLPMQDLRIPLIHGIIPIITLLVLQSLITLLELKSEKFGSILTGTPSILIEHGKINIKELRNQRMGFNDLIEKIRLCGYYNISDIEYAILETSGQLSVIPKSKVTPTTREDLNIVRPEENLPVTLILDGKIHGHNLAIINKDNNWLYTQLKANNISSEKEVFLATLDSSGQFFYQLNDDNN; translated from the coding sequence ATGTTTATAGTGCTTATAAGAACAATTATATTGTATATTTTAGTAGTCGTTGTTATGCGTTTAATGGGTAAAAGACAAATTGGTCAATTAGAGCCATTTGAACTTGTTATTGCAATAATGATATCTGACCTTGCTTCATTACCTATGCAAGATCTTAGAATTCCACTTATTCACGGTATTATACCTATAATTACATTACTTGTACTACAATCTTTAATAACCTTGCTAGAATTGAAAAGTGAAAAATTTGGTTCAATTTTAACAGGTACCCCTAGCATACTAATTGAACACGGAAAAATAAATATAAAAGAACTTCGTAACCAAAGAATGGGGTTTAACGATTTAATAGAAAAAATAAGATTATGTGGTTACTATAATATATCAGATATCGAATATGCAATATTAGAGACCAGTGGACAATTATCCGTAATTCCAAAAAGTAAAGTAACACCTACAACTAGAGAAGATCTAAATATAGTACGTCCAGAAGAAAATTTACCCGTAACCTTAATATTAGATGGGAAAATTCATGGACACAATCTAGCAATAATAAATAAAGATAATAACTGGTTATACACACAACTAAAAGCTAACAATATATCTTCTGAAAAAGAAGTATTTTTAGCTACTTTAGATTCTAGTGGACAATTTTTCTATCAACTAAATGATGATAATAACTAA
- a CDS encoding nucleoside kinase — MCNINITFKDNKKISVSKGTNLYEISKFFHVPDKKVPILAWFNGKIYELNHKVYEDGNFEIVDPKRKISVLAYMRTLQFILIKSVRDLYPGVKVRIEHSLSKGIFGEVSKETPLTQEDVKNIKNRMQEIIDKDIVIHKLSVPKEKAIEIFKEYDMDAKLRMFAHVDNKNVTLYELDGMYDYFYGPMAYSTGHVRLFDLMYYEPGFILRGPTIDNCDKLPKFIEQKKLAKIFYESEKWAQIIDVGDVGALNDHVKSGDISSLIRVVEALHEKKVAYIADMINNRKNVKVVLIAGPSSSGKTTFAKRLAIQLRVNGLMPVPISLDDYFVDREKTPKDEFGNYDFESIYALDLELFNKNLCDLMEGKKTVVPEFDFKTGSRRWKKETLELPKNAVLLIEGIHGLNEMLTASIAKENKFKIYISALTQLNLDNHNRIATTDVRMIRRIVRDSLSRGYGAEDTLKMWPSIRRGEEKNIFVFQEEADVMFNSSLIYELCVLKKYAEPELSKISEESPVYYEAMRLKSFLHFFKDVDKNLVPENSIVREFVGGSCFYKY; from the coding sequence ATGTGTAATATAAATATAACTTTTAAAGATAATAAGAAGATTTCTGTAAGCAAAGGTACAAACTTATATGAAATATCAAAATTTTTTCATGTACCAGATAAAAAAGTTCCAATACTTGCATGGTTTAATGGAAAAATATATGAACTTAATCATAAAGTATATGAAGATGGTAACTTTGAAATAGTTGATCCTAAGAGAAAAATATCAGTACTTGCTTATATGAGAACATTACAATTTATTTTAATAAAGTCTGTTAGAGATTTATATCCAGGTGTAAAGGTGCGTATAGAGCATTCTTTAAGTAAAGGTATTTTTGGGGAAGTTAGTAAGGAAACTCCTTTAACTCAGGAGGATGTAAAAAACATAAAAAACAGAATGCAAGAAATTATAGATAAAGATATAGTTATTCATAAGCTTTCTGTTCCTAAGGAAAAGGCAATAGAAATATTTAAAGAATATGATATGGATGCAAAACTCAGAATGTTTGCTCATGTGGATAATAAAAATGTAACTTTGTATGAATTAGATGGAATGTATGATTATTTTTATGGACCAATGGCATACTCAACAGGACATGTTAGATTATTTGATTTAATGTACTATGAACCAGGATTTATTTTAAGAGGACCTACTATAGATAATTGTGACAAGTTACCTAAATTTATTGAACAAAAGAAACTAGCAAAAATATTTTATGAAAGTGAAAAATGGGCACAGATAATAGATGTTGGGGATGTTGGAGCTTTAAACGACCATGTTAAAAGTGGGGATATTTCATCACTTATAAGAGTTGTTGAAGCATTACATGAGAAGAAAGTTGCATATATTGCCGACATGATTAATAATAGAAAAAATGTAAAAGTAGTATTAATTGCGGGACCATCATCTTCAGGGAAAACAACCTTTGCAAAAAGACTTGCAATACAGTTAAGAGTTAATGGACTTATGCCAGTTCCAATCTCTCTTGATGATTACTTTGTGGATAGAGAAAAGACTCCTAAAGATGAATTTGGAAACTATGATTTTGAATCTATATATGCTTTAGATTTAGAATTATTTAATAAAAATTTATGTGATCTAATGGAAGGTAAAAAAACAGTAGTACCTGAATTTGATTTTAAAACAGGAAGTAGACGTTGGAAAAAAGAGACTTTAGAGTTGCCTAAAAATGCAGTTCTTTTAATTGAAGGAATCCATGGATTAAATGAAATGTTGACAGCGTCTATTGCAAAAGAAAATAAGTTTAAAATATATATAAGTGCTTTAACTCAATTAAACCTAGATAATCATAATAGAATTGCTACAACTGATGTGAGAATGATAAGAAGAATAGTAAGGGATAGTTTATCTCGAGGATATGGTGCTGAAGATACTTTGAAAATGTGGCCTTCTATAAGACGTGGGGAAGAAAAAAATATATTTGTATTCCAGGAAGAAGCCGATGTTATGTTTAATTCAAGCTTGATATATGAGTTATGTGTGTTAAAAAAATATGCAGAACCTGAACTTTCTAAGATAAGCGAAGAAAGTCCTGTTTATTATGAAGCTATGAGATTAAAGAGTTTCTTACACTTCTTTAAAGATGTAGATAAAAATTTAGTTCCTGAGAATTCCATAGTGAGGGAATTTGTAGGAGGAAGTTGTTTTTATAAATATTAA
- the pssA gene encoding CDP-diacylglycerol--serine O-phosphatidyltransferase encodes MIKKAVPNAFTLGNLACGLISLIMTFEDKFSAACIFILLAGLMDRYDGRIARYLDVSSEIGKELDSLADLVSFGVAPAILIFQLYNFINLGIIGYLLVLIFPLSGAYRLARYNCSEFEGTFMGIPITIAGMLMAVYAFININHTSNVLVTSILMVVLSYLMVSKLKIKKV; translated from the coding sequence ATGATAAAAAAGGCAGTTCCAAATGCCTTCACTTTAGGTAATTTAGCTTGTGGTCTTATATCCTTAATAATGACATTTGAAGATAAATTTAGTGCTGCTTGTATCTTTATCCTATTAGCTGGTCTTATGGATAGATATGATGGTAGAATAGCTAGATATTTAGATGTTTCTAGTGAGATTGGAAAAGAATTAGATTCACTTGCTGACTTAGTTTCCTTTGGTGTAGCACCAGCTATATTAATTTTTCAACTATACAACTTTATCAATTTAGGAATTATAGGTTATTTATTAGTATTAATTTTTCCATTATCAGGTGCTTACAGACTAGCAAGATACAATTGTTCAGAATTTGAGGGTACTTTCATGGGAATACCTATAACTATAGCCGGAATGTTAATGGCAGTATATGCATTTATAAATATTAATCATACTTCTAACGTTTTAGTTACAAGTATATTAATGGTTGTTTTATCATACCTTATGGTAAGTAAATTAAAAATAAAAAAAGTGTGA
- a CDS encoding CBS domain-containing protein yields the protein MEIKNIMTKTVATINPEDSVERAAQMMSEYNVGSIPVCRGEKVVGIVTDRDITLRSSAEGKNVHQQKVKDIMTSNPVVVNPTMDTNEVARIMGERQIRRLPVVEDEKVVGIVALGDLAVESGCLNQSENTLGEISTPATPNI from the coding sequence ATGGAAATAAAAAATATAATGACTAAAACCGTAGCAACTATAAATCCAGAAGACTCAGTAGAACGTGCTGCTCAAATGATGAGCGAATACAATGTTGGCTCTATTCCAGTATGTAGAGGAGAAAAAGTAGTTGGTATAGTTACGGACAGAGATATTACATTAAGATCATCTGCTGAGGGAAAAAATGTGCATCAACAAAAGGTTAAGGATATAATGACTTCAAATCCAGTGGTTGTAAATCCAACTATGGATACAAATGAAGTTGCAAGAATAATGGGAGAAAGACAAATAAGAAGGCTTCCAGTAGTTGAAGATGAAAAAGTTGTTGGAATAGTGGCTTTAGGTGATTTAGCAGTAGAGTCAGGTTGTTTAAATCAATCTGAAAATACTTTAGGTGAAATATCAACTCCAGCTACCCCTAATATTTAA
- a CDS encoding YegS/Rv2252/BmrU family lipid kinase, with translation MNKVKFIYNPYSGENAIINEIDKVIMIHQKYGYIVEPFRISKNIELKCAFDNIDDTFKYILIAGGDGTVDSVVNCMKTLNIDLPIGILPMGTANDFAKFIGMSTNVSQACEQILSSKPTALDIGKINEKYFINVASTGLFTDVSQKTDVNLKNTIGKLAYYVKGIEQIPSFRKLKIKVKSEHMNFDDNMYLMLVFNGETAGNFHLAYKADLSDGMLDVIIVKAGMIKDIIGLFIRILKGEHLEGTKGLVYFKTDKLEIECHEDIVTDIDGERGPDFPVTIRCIKGGIKVLGVQKINNSNK, from the coding sequence ATGAATAAAGTTAAGTTTATTTACAATCCTTACTCGGGGGAAAATGCAATTATAAATGAAATAGATAAAGTAATAATGATCCATCAAAAATATGGGTATATAGTAGAGCCATTTAGAATTTCTAAAAATATAGAACTAAAATGTGCTTTTGATAATATAGACGATACTTTTAAATACATATTAATAGCAGGGGGAGATGGAACTGTAGATAGTGTTGTAAATTGCATGAAAACATTAAATATAGATTTGCCAATAGGCATTCTTCCTATGGGTACGGCAAATGATTTCGCTAAGTTTATAGGAATGTCAACCAATGTATCACAGGCCTGTGAACAAATATTAAGTAGCAAACCAACAGCATTAGATATAGGAAAAATCAATGAAAAATATTTTATAAATGTTGCAAGTACAGGACTTTTTACAGATGTTTCTCAAAAGACGGATGTAAATTTAAAAAACACCATAGGAAAACTTGCTTATTATGTAAAGGGAATAGAGCAAATACCGAGTTTTAGAAAGCTAAAGATAAAAGTTAAATCAGAACATATGAACTTTGATGATAATATGTATCTTATGCTTGTATTCAATGGAGAAACAGCTGGGAATTTTCATTTAGCATATAAAGCTGATTTATCTGATGGTATGCTTGATGTAATTATAGTAAAAGCAGGAATGATAAAAGATATAATAGGGTTGTTTATAAGAATTTTAAAGGGAGAACACTTAGAAGGTACAAAAGGGCTTGTATACTTTAAAACTGACAAATTAGAAATTGAGTGCCATGAGGACATAGTAACGGATATAGATGGAGAGAGAGGACCTGATTTCCCTGTAACAATAAGATGCATTAAAGGTGGAATTAAGGTTTTAGGAGTACAAAAGATAAATAACAGTAATAAATAG